A single genomic interval of Chitinophaga sp. 180180018-3 harbors:
- a CDS encoding beta-L-arabinofuranosidase domain-containing protein: MKKLFFVLLALQTGYTQVRAQSYVPGRHDAKMKVVAGVPLHAYTFKLQDVEVLDGPFKQAMQADVNYLLVVEPDRLLADFRNHAGLKEKAPRYGGWESTGLAGHTLGHYLSACAMQYAASQDKRFLDRVNYIVDELDECQRHRKTGYVGAIPGEDTLWAQVAAGNIRSRGFDLNGGWSPWYTVHKIMAGLLDAYLYCDNKKALGIERRMADWTGTIVDHLPDSLVQKMLLCEYGGMNEVLVNTYALTAEKKYLERSFRFHDRRILDSLAARLDVLPGKHSNTQIPKVIGCMRRYELTGSQKDSTIAGFFWHTITEHHSYAPGGNSNYEYLGPADKLNDQLTDNTMETCNTYNMLKLTRHLFSLQPSANLMDYYEKGLYNHILASQDHSNGMMCYFVPLRMGTRKEFSDSFHTFTCCVGSGMENHVKYGESIYFEGADGSLYVNLFIPSRLHWKDKKVTLEQVTRLPADDKVVFRITTPATVAFPLRIRKPRWVKEGMQILVNGEAQTNIQPGADGYIVLNRKWKNGDEITLSLPMGIYSEAMPDNPGRIALFYGPVVLAGVLGNKEPDPVTGIPVLVTSSQDAAAWVKQDAPGSLVFHTAQVGQPSDVTLVPFNTVQQEHYSVYWDAFTPQGWAAEQTKYAAAKKRAQQIEASTVDMLRMGEMQPERDHNFVADKTNTGEDHGRKWRNAEDGGYLSFTMKVDGSTTNSLLCNYWGMDNRYRTFDILADGVKIATEDLNKYKASKFYEIIYTLPEAVTRGKQSVTIKLQAKPNNSAGPVYGTVRMIRGTAF; encoded by the coding sequence ATGAAAAAACTGTTTTTCGTTTTGCTGGCCCTGCAAACGGGCTACACGCAGGTGCGTGCACAATCGTACGTGCCGGGCAGGCACGATGCTAAGATGAAAGTCGTGGCTGGCGTGCCTTTGCATGCCTATACCTTTAAGCTCCAGGATGTGGAGGTACTCGACGGCCCTTTTAAACAGGCCATGCAGGCAGATGTGAACTACTTACTGGTAGTAGAGCCCGACAGGCTGCTGGCCGATTTCCGCAATCATGCCGGCCTGAAAGAAAAAGCTCCCCGCTACGGCGGATGGGAATCTACCGGACTGGCCGGGCACACGCTGGGGCACTACCTTTCCGCCTGTGCCATGCAGTACGCAGCTTCTCAGGATAAACGCTTCCTGGACCGCGTAAACTATATCGTGGATGAACTGGACGAATGCCAGCGTCATCGTAAAACCGGCTATGTAGGCGCTATTCCCGGTGAAGATACCCTGTGGGCGCAGGTGGCCGCCGGAAATATCCGCTCCCGCGGGTTCGATCTCAATGGGGGCTGGTCGCCCTGGTACACCGTGCATAAGATCATGGCCGGACTGCTCGATGCCTACCTGTATTGTGATAATAAAAAAGCATTGGGTATAGAGAGACGAATGGCCGACTGGACCGGCACTATCGTTGATCACCTGCCAGATTCTCTTGTGCAGAAAATGTTGCTCTGCGAATACGGCGGTATGAATGAAGTGCTCGTAAATACCTATGCACTTACTGCTGAAAAAAAGTACCTGGAAAGGTCGTTCCGCTTCCACGACCGGCGTATACTCGACTCTCTCGCTGCCCGGCTGGATGTATTGCCCGGCAAGCATTCCAACACACAGATCCCTAAGGTGATCGGCTGTATGCGCCGTTATGAGTTGACCGGTAGTCAGAAAGACAGTACTATCGCGGGCTTCTTCTGGCATACGATCACGGAGCATCATTCCTATGCCCCGGGTGGTAACAGCAACTACGAATACCTGGGCCCTGCTGATAAACTGAATGATCAGCTCACCGACAATACGATGGAAACCTGCAATACTTATAACATGCTGAAGCTGACACGCCACCTGTTTTCGCTGCAGCCCTCAGCTAATCTGATGGACTACTACGAAAAGGGCCTGTACAATCATATTCTGGCATCGCAGGATCATAGCAACGGGATGATGTGTTACTTCGTTCCTCTGCGCATGGGTACCCGCAAGGAGTTCAGCGATTCCTTCCATACCTTCACCTGCTGCGTAGGATCCGGTATGGAGAATCATGTCAAATACGGGGAGAGCATTTATTTCGAAGGCGCCGATGGCAGTCTGTATGTGAACCTCTTTATCCCCTCACGCCTGCACTGGAAAGATAAGAAAGTAACCCTGGAACAGGTCACCCGCCTTCCGGCCGATGATAAAGTAGTGTTCAGGATCACAACGCCCGCTACGGTGGCATTCCCGCTTCGTATCCGGAAGCCACGCTGGGTGAAAGAGGGTATGCAGATACTGGTTAACGGTGAAGCACAAACGAATATTCAACCAGGCGCAGATGGATATATTGTGTTGAATCGTAAGTGGAAGAATGGAGACGAAATAACATTGTCGCTGCCAATGGGGATTTATAGCGAAGCCATGCCCGATAACCCGGGTCGTATCGCATTGTTCTATGGCCCCGTAGTACTGGCCGGCGTGCTGGGAAACAAAGAGCCTGATCCGGTAACAGGAATCCCCGTGCTGGTGACATCCAGTCAGGATGCCGCTGCCTGGGTAAAACAGGATGCACCCGGTTCTCTCGTGTTCCATACCGCACAGGTAGGACAGCCATCAGATGTGACGCTGGTGCCCTTTAACACCGTGCAGCAGGAACACTACAGCGTATATTGGGATGCATTTACGCCGCAGGGCTGGGCTGCTGAACAAACGAAATATGCTGCTGCGAAAAAACGGGCACAACAGATTGAAGCCAGTACGGTAGACATGCTGAGAATGGGCGAAATGCAACCGGAACGGGATCATAATTTCGTTGCCGATAAAACCAATACGGGTGAAGATCACGGCCGCAAATGGAGGAACGCCGAAGATGGCGGATACCTTTCCTTTACCATGAAAGTAGACGGTAGCACCACCAACAGCCTGCTCTGTAAT